Proteins encoded by one window of Massilia sp. NR 4-1:
- a CDS encoding LysR substrate-binding domain-containing protein encodes MDIRSLRYFIETARLSSFTQAAELLHVTQSTISKMVHQLEEELQAPLLVRDGRRLTLTDTGQVVYQRGQQMLATMRQLQLEVRDTQERQRGSLTVGIPPMINLLFTPVLKAFRERYPAITLRLREDTGQEIERLVAAGELEIGMTVLPADPALQLETVKIASYPIWALAAHGTFQRHRRTLPLKALKDLPLVLLEDDFALTRSLRNAFTAAGFIPSIAAQSSQWDWLVEMASAGIGVALLPEPFIHRLAHERVHAVRVSEPVLHWQVAHVWNGRYLSHAARAWLEVCRDVLGAPQP; translated from the coding sequence ATGGACATCCGCTCCCTGCGCTACTTCATCGAGACCGCCCGCCTGAGCAGCTTCACCCAGGCCGCCGAACTGTTGCACGTTACACAATCGACCATCAGCAAGATGGTGCACCAGCTGGAAGAGGAATTGCAGGCGCCCTTGCTGGTGCGCGATGGCCGCCGCCTGACGCTGACCGATACCGGCCAGGTGGTGTATCAGCGCGGCCAGCAGATGCTGGCCACCATGCGTCAATTGCAGCTGGAAGTGCGCGACACCCAGGAACGCCAGCGCGGCAGCCTGACGGTGGGCATACCGCCCATGATCAACCTGCTGTTTACCCCGGTGCTGAAGGCCTTCCGCGAGCGCTATCCGGCCATCACGCTGCGGCTGCGCGAGGATACCGGCCAGGAGATCGAGCGCCTGGTGGCGGCTGGCGAGCTGGAAATCGGCATGACGGTGCTGCCGGCCGATCCGGCGCTGCAGCTGGAAACGGTGAAAATCGCCAGTTACCCGATCTGGGCGCTGGCGGCGCACGGCACCTTCCAGCGCCACCGCCGCACCCTGCCCTTAAAAGCGCTCAAGGACTTGCCCCTGGTGCTGCTGGAAGACGATTTCGCGCTGACGCGCAGCCTGCGCAATGCCTTTACCGCCGCCGGTTTCATTCCCAGCATCGCGGCGCAAAGCAGCCAGTGGGACTGGCTGGTGGAGATGGCTTCGGCCGGCATCGGCGTGGCCCTGCTGCCCGAGCCTTTCATCCACCGCCTGGCGCACGAGCGCGTGCACGCGGTGCGCGTCAGCGAACCGGTGCTGCACTGGCAGGTGGCCCATGTATGGAATGGGCGCTATCTTTCGCATGCGGCGCGCGCCTGGCTGGAGGTCTGCCGCGACGTGCTGGGAGCGCCGCAGCCCTAG
- a CDS encoding acetyl-CoA hydrolase/transferase family protein, translating into MYADRIRHPALQQKLMPAADAASLFRDGMTVGMSGFTRAGDAKALPLALVERARREPFSLTLLTGASLGNDSDGLMANAGLLARRMPFQADAALRHKINNGEVMFIDQHLSETAEQLRSGALRPVDIAVIEAVAITEDGGIVPTMAVGNSASFVQQAKQIIVELNLSAPLALEGLHDIYVPQPRPGRAPIPLTEPGQRIGSTAIPVDPARIAAIVVTASPDSPSNVLPPDEETDAIARHVIAFLEGEVAAGRMTEKLLPLQAGIGTIANAVLHGLTQSSFRDLTMYSEVLQDSAIELLDSGQLALASASSITLSAAKHEHFLRNLERYRERIVLRPQEISNHPEIVRRLGIIGLNTALEFDIYGNVNSTHVGGTHMMNGIGGSGDFARNGELAIFVSKSVAKDGAISSVVPMVAHVDHTEHDVDVLVTEWGLADLRGLAPRERALLIIERCAHPTYRPALLAYYEEALRRGGQTPHVLEKALSWHEQYWLYGSMNYKNLSI; encoded by the coding sequence ATGTACGCAGACCGCATCCGCCATCCAGCCTTACAGCAGAAACTGATGCCCGCCGCCGACGCGGCCAGCCTGTTCCGCGATGGCATGACCGTCGGCATGAGCGGCTTTACCCGCGCCGGCGACGCCAAGGCGCTGCCGCTGGCGCTGGTGGAGCGTGCCCGCCGCGAGCCATTCAGCCTGACCCTGCTCACCGGCGCATCGCTGGGCAACGACAGCGACGGCCTGATGGCCAATGCCGGCCTGCTGGCGCGCCGCATGCCGTTCCAGGCCGACGCCGCGTTGCGCCACAAGATCAATAACGGCGAGGTGATGTTCATTGACCAGCACCTGTCCGAAACCGCCGAGCAGCTGCGCAGCGGCGCGCTGCGCCCGGTCGATATTGCCGTCATCGAGGCGGTGGCGATCACGGAAGACGGCGGCATCGTGCCCACCATGGCGGTCGGCAATAGCGCCAGCTTCGTGCAGCAGGCCAAGCAGATCATCGTGGAACTGAACCTGAGCGCGCCGCTGGCGCTGGAAGGCCTGCACGATATTTACGTGCCCCAGCCCCGTCCCGGCCGCGCGCCGATTCCGCTGACCGAGCCGGGCCAGCGCATCGGCAGTACCGCCATTCCGGTCGATCCGGCGCGCATTGCCGCCATCGTCGTCACCGCCAGTCCGGACAGCCCGTCCAATGTGCTGCCGCCGGATGAGGAAACCGACGCCATCGCGCGCCACGTCATCGCCTTCCTGGAAGGCGAGGTGGCCGCCGGCCGCATGACCGAAAAACTGCTGCCGCTGCAGGCCGGCATCGGCACCATCGCCAACGCCGTGCTGCATGGGTTGACGCAATCGTCCTTCCGCGACCTGACCATGTATTCCGAGGTGCTGCAGGACAGCGCCATCGAGCTGCTCGACTCCGGCCAGCTGGCCCTGGCCTCGGCCTCCTCGATCACGCTGTCGGCCGCCAAGCATGAACACTTCCTGCGCAATCTGGAGCGCTACCGCGAACGCATCGTGCTGCGGCCGCAGGAGATCAGCAACCATCCGGAAATCGTGCGCCGCCTCGGCATCATCGGCCTGAACACGGCGCTCGAATTCGATATCTACGGCAATGTGAACTCGACCCATGTGGGCGGCACCCATATGATGAACGGCATCGGCGGTTCCGGCGACTTCGCGCGCAATGGCGAGCTGGCCATCTTCGTCAGCAAGTCGGTGGCGAAGGATGGCGCGATTTCCAGCGTGGTGCCGATGGTGGCCCACGTCGACCACACCGAGCACGATGTCGACGTGCTGGTGACGGAATGGGGCCTGGCCGATCTGCGCGGCCTGGCGCCGCGCGAGCGCGCGCTGCTCATCATCGAGCGCTGCGCCCACCCGACTTACCGGCCGGCCTTGCTTGCCTACTATGAAGAGGCCTTGCGGCGCGGCGGCCAGACGCCCCATGTGCTGGAAAAAGCCCTGTCCTGGCATGAGCAGTACTGGCTGTACGGCAGTATGAATTATAAAAATCTATCGATTTGA
- a CDS encoding catalase: MSKPITTASGIPVADNQNSASAGARGPLLLQDFHLIEKLQHFNRERIPERVVHAKGSGAYGTFTVTHDISRYTKAKLFAAVGKQAETFVRFSTVGGEKGSADTERDPRGFALRVYTEEGNWDLVGNNTPMFFIKDGIKFPDFIHTQKRDPQTNLKSATMMFDFWSKAPESLHQVTMLFSDRGTPDGYRHMDGFGSHTFSLINAAGERVYVKWHLKTQQGIQNLVAADAVRLAGEDPDYAQRDLFGAIERGDFPRWDVKLQVATEEQLAEWEARTGWNPFDLTKVWPHKDFPLIPVGVLELNRNPRNYHAEVEQAALSPANVVPGMGYSPDKMLQARLFAYHDAQLYRVGTNHQHLPVNAPRCPFHNQQRDGAMAIANGGSEQNYHTVEAGGSQPQGLGHGEPALALHGGAGRYDGRGQEDDYTQAGNLFRLLPEQEKQNLFANLAGPMSQVSDEIINRQLGHFDKADPAYGAGVRAALKARGRNIG; the protein is encoded by the coding sequence ATGAGCAAGCCAATCACCACCGCATCCGGCATCCCCGTCGCTGACAACCAGAACTCCGCCAGTGCCGGCGCCCGCGGCCCCTTGCTGCTGCAGGACTTCCACCTGATCGAGAAGCTGCAGCACTTCAACCGTGAACGCATCCCTGAGCGCGTGGTGCATGCCAAAGGCTCCGGCGCCTACGGCACCTTCACCGTCACCCACGACATCAGCCGCTACACCAAGGCCAAGCTCTTTGCCGCCGTCGGCAAGCAGGCCGAAACCTTCGTGCGCTTCTCCACCGTGGGCGGCGAAAAGGGCAGCGCCGACACCGAACGTGATCCGCGCGGCTTCGCCCTGCGCGTCTACACCGAGGAAGGCAACTGGGACCTGGTCGGCAACAACACGCCCATGTTCTTCATCAAGGACGGCATCAAATTCCCCGACTTCATCCACACCCAGAAACGCGATCCGCAGACCAATCTGAAATCGGCCACCATGATGTTCGACTTCTGGAGCAAGGCGCCGGAAAGCCTGCACCAGGTGACGATGCTGTTCAGCGACCGCGGCACGCCGGACGGCTACCGCCATATGGACGGTTTCGGCAGCCACACCTTCAGCCTGATCAACGCGGCCGGCGAGCGCGTCTACGTCAAATGGCATTTGAAGACGCAGCAGGGCATCCAGAACCTGGTGGCGGCCGATGCCGTGCGTCTGGCCGGCGAAGATCCCGACTACGCCCAGCGCGACCTGTTCGGCGCCATCGAGCGCGGCGACTTCCCGCGCTGGGACGTCAAGCTGCAGGTGGCGACCGAAGAGCAACTGGCCGAATGGGAAGCGCGCACCGGCTGGAATCCCTTCGACCTGACCAAGGTCTGGCCGCATAAGGACTTCCCGCTGATTCCGGTGGGCGTGCTGGAGCTGAACCGCAACCCGCGCAACTACCACGCCGAAGTGGAGCAGGCCGCGCTGTCGCCCGCCAATGTGGTGCCGGGCATGGGCTATTCGCCGGACAAGATGCTGCAGGCGCGCCTGTTCGCCTACCACGACGCGCAGCTGTACCGCGTCGGCACCAACCACCAGCATCTGCCGGTGAACGCGCCGCGCTGCCCCTTCCATAACCAGCAGCGCGACGGCGCCATGGCCATCGCCAATGGCGGGTCCGAGCAGAACTACCATACGGTGGAAGCGGGCGGCAGCCAGCCGCAGGGGCTGGGCCATGGCGAACCGGCGCTGGCGCTGCACGGCGGAGCAGGGCGCTACGATGGCCGCGGCCAGGAAGACGATTACACGCAGGCCGGCAATCTGTTCCGCCTCCTGCCGGAGCAGGAGAAGCAGAACCTGTTCGCCAACCTGGCCGGTCCGATGAGCCAGGTCAGCGATGAAATCATCAATCGCCAGCTGGGCCACTTCGACAAGGCCGATCCAGCCTACGGCGCCGGCGTGCGCGCCGCCTTGAAAGCGCGCGGCCGCAATATCGGCTGA
- a CDS encoding M14-type cytosolic carboxypeptidase, translating into MTIKISQNFDSGAIEVLRADSAATIELNLRKDSHADIHQWFHFRLQGARGEAVTMRFLNAGQATYAKGYEDYNAVASYDGDNWFRVPTSFDGEVMTIKHTPDLDSVYYAYFEPYSWERHLRLLGEVAENPIARVVDIGSTVDGRDMNLAIIGNPQAEKKIWVIGRQHPGESMASWFVEGLLDSLLDDANPIARKLLQRAVFYIVPNMNPDGSVRGNLRTNAAGANLNREWMTPSLERSPEVLCVKQKIHEVGVDMFFDIHGDEALPYNFVAGNEMLENFTPEQAASQKAFIERYKNASPDFQDKYGYAASKYKEDMLTLASKYIGHHFQCLALTLEMPFKDNADLPAPHVGWNGARSAALGAAILQPILLSLDD; encoded by the coding sequence ATGACGATCAAAATCAGCCAGAACTTCGACTCGGGCGCCATCGAGGTGCTGCGCGCCGACAGTGCCGCCACCATTGAACTCAATCTGCGCAAGGACTCGCACGCCGACATCCACCAGTGGTTCCACTTCCGCCTGCAGGGCGCGCGCGGCGAAGCCGTGACCATGCGCTTCCTGAACGCGGGCCAGGCCACGTATGCCAAAGGCTACGAGGACTACAACGCGGTGGCGAGCTACGATGGCGATAACTGGTTCCGCGTGCCGACTTCCTTCGATGGCGAAGTCATGACCATCAAGCACACGCCTGATCTGGACAGCGTCTATTACGCCTATTTCGAGCCGTATTCCTGGGAACGCCATCTGCGCCTGCTGGGCGAAGTGGCCGAGAATCCGATCGCCCGCGTGGTCGATATCGGCAGCACCGTCGATGGCCGCGATATGAACCTGGCCATCATCGGCAATCCGCAGGCGGAGAAAAAGATCTGGGTCATCGGCCGTCAGCATCCGGGCGAATCGATGGCGTCCTGGTTCGTCGAAGGCCTGCTCGACAGCCTGCTGGACGACGCCAACCCGATCGCGCGCAAGCTGCTGCAGCGCGCCGTCTTCTACATCGTGCCGAATATGAACCCGGACGGTTCGGTGCGCGGCAATCTGCGCACCAATGCCGCCGGCGCCAACCTGAACCGTGAATGGATGACCCCATCGCTGGAGCGTTCGCCGGAAGTGCTGTGCGTGAAGCAGAAGATCCACGAAGTGGGCGTCGATATGTTCTTCGACATCCACGGCGACGAAGCGCTGCCGTACAACTTCGTGGCCGGCAACGAGATGCTGGAAAACTTCACGCCCGAGCAGGCCGCATCGCAGAAAGCCTTCATCGAGCGCTACAAGAACGCCAGCCCGGACTTCCAGGACAAGTACGGCTACGCTGCCAGCAAGTACAAGGAAGACATGCTGACGCTGGCCTCGAAATACATCGGCCACCACTTCCAGTGCCTGGCCCTGACGCTGGAAATGCCGTTCAAGGACAATGCCGATCTGCCGGCGCCGCATGTGGGCTGGAACGGCGCGCGCAGCGCGGCTTTGGGCGCGGCGATTCTGCAGCCTATCCTGCTGTCGCTGGACGACTAA
- a CDS encoding CYTH domain-containing protein codes for MGVEIERKFLVRNEGWRAQGEPVLLRQGYLSSHPERVVRVRIEGGQALMTIKSKAVGVSRGEWEYPLPLADAAEFLDRLCEQPIIEKYRRRIPYAGFVWEVDEFLGANAGLVVAEIELPSEEQAFDKPDWVGEEVTQDVRYLNSNLIGKPYSSW; via the coding sequence ATGGGCGTCGAGATCGAGCGCAAATTCCTGGTGCGGAACGAGGGCTGGCGCGCGCAAGGCGAGCCGGTGCTGCTGCGCCAGGGCTATCTGTCCTCGCACCCGGAGCGCGTGGTGCGGGTGCGCATCGAGGGCGGGCAAGCGCTCATGACGATCAAGAGCAAGGCGGTGGGCGTCAGCCGCGGCGAGTGGGAATACCCGCTGCCGCTGGCCGATGCCGCCGAGTTCCTCGACCGCTTGTGCGAGCAGCCCATCATCGAAAAATACCGCCGCCGCATTCCCTATGCGGGCTTCGTGTGGGAGGTCGATGAGTTCCTGGGCGCGAACGCGGGCCTGGTCGTGGCCGAAATCGAACTGCCTAGCGAAGAGCAAGCCTTCGACAAGCCGGACTGGGTGGGCGAGGAAGTGACGCAGGATGTGCGCTATCTCAACTCCAACCTGATCGGCAAGCCTTACTCCAGCTGGTAA
- a CDS encoding DUF2863 family protein, whose translation MRRPSKDSSHKLSADSQRLLSLAQAVGQAASRLEERGWERSLDTQLLKLLKTGHQDTIDAALNKLFGADLNAYDVLMDGVEAASESATITVEGENGPAQYDVLLVAAPVLAWTRFAIASGAIPGDILNTLSAHFSAHLLADGTRMAMASTLYSIDQLPRTHADTYGKLHKLAQSALKGVALKSDTKTPETAPFLADTRYLLVAVVAPAGEAIFRWQMPSAHAHQAEERQAALEQWRSQATPTVSRLLPGCGVELLLPEAYYMACREADKLIRPVSIRAAVHYLTHSLACEPAELRAVVAGFGEEAADAPIDEYRVGFTRRSNSDVIYGVVWPLYGQEDEEGTPPEGPIGGLLDALVKPRTPVDEIVEHLNAAGVTQIKKLGERYVVEFCDDCGAPLFADPSGELVHAEMPEDAPTGTEHFH comes from the coding sequence ATGCGTCGACCATCTAAAGATTCATCTCATAAATTGTCCGCCGACAGCCAGCGCCTTCTTTCCCTCGCCCAGGCCGTAGGCCAGGCGGCCAGCCGGCTCGAAGAACGCGGTTGGGAACGCAGTCTGGATACGCAGTTGCTGAAACTGCTGAAGACCGGCCACCAGGACACCATCGATGCCGCCCTGAACAAACTGTTCGGCGCGGACCTGAATGCTTACGACGTGCTGATGGACGGCGTGGAAGCGGCCAGCGAATCGGCCACCATCACCGTCGAGGGCGAGAACGGCCCGGCGCAGTACGATGTGCTGCTGGTGGCGGCGCCGGTGCTGGCCTGGACCCGCTTCGCCATCGCCTCCGGCGCGATTCCGGGCGATATCCTGAACACGCTGTCGGCCCACTTCTCGGCCCACCTGCTGGCCGACGGCACGCGCATGGCGATGGCCTCCACCCTGTACTCCATCGACCAGCTGCCGCGCACCCATGCCGACACCTACGGCAAGCTGCACAAGCTGGCCCAGTCCGCGCTCAAAGGCGTGGCGCTGAAATCGGACACGAAGACGCCGGAAACCGCGCCCTTCCTGGCCGACACGCGCTACCTGCTGGTGGCCGTGGTGGCGCCGGCCGGCGAAGCCATATTCCGCTGGCAGATGCCGTCGGCCCACGCGCACCAGGCCGAAGAACGCCAGGCCGCGCTGGAACAGTGGCGCAGCCAGGCCACGCCGACCGTCAGCCGCCTGCTGCCCGGCTGCGGCGTCGAGCTGCTGCTGCCAGAAGCGTATTACATGGCTTGCCGCGAGGCCGATAAGCTGATCCGCCCGGTCTCGATCCGCGCCGCCGTGCACTACCTGACGCATTCGCTGGCTTGCGAGCCGGCCGAGCTGCGCGCCGTGGTGGCTGGCTTCGGCGAGGAAGCGGCCGATGCGCCGATCGACGAATACCGCGTCGGCTTCACGCGCCGCTCCAACAGCGATGTGATTTATGGCGTGGTGTGGCCGCTGTACGGCCAGGAAGACGAGGAAGGCACGCCGCCGGAAGGCCCGATCGGCGGCCTGCTCGACGCCCTGGTCAAGCCGCGCACGCCGGTGGATGAAATCGTCGAACACCTGAACGCGGCCGGCGTCACCCAGATCAAGAAGCTGGGCGAGCGCTATGTGGTCGAGTTCTGCGACGATTGCGGCGCGCCGCTGTTCGCCGATCCGTCCGGCGAGCTGGTCCATGCCGAAATGCCGGAAGACGCGCCGACCGGCACCGAGCATTTCCACTGA
- the acnA gene encoding aconitate hydratase AcnA: MSRNTLNTLKDFTISGSKKGKFYSLPALEKSLGIKVSRLPVSIRVVLESVLRNCDGKKVTEEHVKQLASWGATAARTDEIPFVVARVVLQDFTGVPLLADLAAMRNVASKMGVNPKKIEPLVPVDLVVDHSVTIDHFREPKALDLNMKLEFSRNNERYQFMKWGMQAFDTFGVVPPGFGIVHQVNLEYLARGVHNGSGVYYPDSLVGTDSHTTMINGIGVVGWGVGGIEAEAGMLGQPVYFLTPDVIGVNLTGALREGCTATDLVLTITEMLRKEKVVGKFVEFFGEGTESLTVTDRATIANMAPEYGATMGFFPVDDATIEYFEGTGRTKAEIDAFASYFKAQGMYGVPKKGDIDFTRELHLDLSTVAPSLAGPKRPQDRIEIGNVKATFADLFSKPTGENGFNKKAEDLTKTYTTSNGVNVKNGDVLIAAITSCTNTSNPSVLLAAGLLAKKAVEAGLTVAPHIKTSLAPGSRVVTEYLTAAGLLPYLEKLGFGVTAYGCTTCIGNAGDLTPELNAAITGNDIVAAAVLSGNRNFEARIHPNIRSNFLASPPLVVAYAIAGNVTRDLMTEPVGQGKGGKDVYLGDIWPTSAEIAKLMKFAMNSKVFKANYADVKGAPGKLWEAVSSTEGQVYNWPDSTYIAEPPFFDDFAMTPKAAAAGISGARALGVFGDSITTDHISPAGSIKEDGPAGKWLKENGVMKADFNSYGSRRGNHEIMMRGTFANVRIKNKMIPAKADGSAVEGGITIHQPSGEQMSIYDAAMKYVASGVPTMVFGGEEYGTGSSRDWAAKGTQLLGVKAVICRSFERIHRSNLVGMGVLPLQFIGNDSVESLGITGKEIYDLKGLEGEIKPQQKVTLVIHRADGSKQEVPVLLRIDTPIEVDYYKHGGILPFVLRQLLAA; encoded by the coding sequence ATGTCCCGCAACACACTGAATACGCTCAAGGATTTCACTATTTCTGGCAGCAAGAAGGGTAAGTTCTACTCCCTGCCGGCACTGGAAAAAAGCCTGGGCATCAAAGTCTCCCGCCTGCCGGTGTCGATCCGCGTAGTGCTCGAATCCGTCCTGCGTAACTGCGACGGCAAGAAAGTCACGGAAGAACACGTCAAGCAACTGGCAAGCTGGGGCGCGACCGCCGCACGTACGGACGAGATCCCGTTCGTGGTGGCGCGCGTGGTGCTGCAAGACTTCACCGGCGTTCCTCTGCTGGCCGACCTGGCCGCGATGCGTAACGTCGCCTCCAAAATGGGCGTGAACCCGAAAAAGATCGAGCCGCTGGTGCCGGTCGACCTGGTGGTCGACCACTCGGTGACCATCGACCACTTCCGCGAGCCGAAAGCGCTGGACCTGAACATGAAGCTGGAATTCTCGCGCAACAACGAGCGCTACCAGTTCATGAAATGGGGCATGCAAGCCTTCGACACCTTCGGCGTCGTGCCTCCGGGCTTCGGCATCGTCCACCAGGTCAACCTGGAATACCTGGCGCGCGGCGTGCACAACGGCTCCGGCGTGTACTACCCTGACTCGCTGGTGGGCACCGACTCGCACACCACCATGATCAACGGCATCGGCGTGGTCGGCTGGGGCGTGGGCGGCATCGAGGCGGAAGCCGGCATGCTGGGCCAGCCCGTGTACTTCCTGACCCCGGACGTGATCGGCGTGAACCTGACCGGCGCCCTGCGCGAAGGCTGCACCGCGACCGACCTGGTGCTGACCATCACCGAAATGCTGCGTAAAGAGAAAGTCGTGGGCAAATTCGTCGAGTTCTTCGGCGAAGGCACTGAGTCCCTGACCGTGACCGACCGCGCCACCATCGCCAATATGGCGCCGGAATACGGCGCCACCATGGGCTTCTTCCCGGTCGACGACGCCACCATCGAATACTTCGAAGGCACCGGCCGCACCAAGGCGGAAATCGACGCCTTCGCTTCTTACTTCAAAGCCCAGGGCATGTACGGCGTGCCGAAAAAAGGCGACATCGACTTCACCCGCGAACTGCACCTGGACCTGTCCACCGTGGCGCCTTCGCTGGCCGGCCCGAAACGTCCGCAGGACCGTATCGAAATCGGCAATGTGAAAGCGACCTTCGCCGACCTGTTCTCCAAGCCAACCGGCGAGAACGGCTTCAACAAGAAGGCTGAAGACCTGACCAAGACCTACACCACCAGCAATGGCGTGAACGTGAAGAACGGCGACGTGCTGATCGCCGCCATCACTTCCTGCACCAACACCTCGAACCCGAGCGTGCTGCTGGCGGCCGGCCTGCTGGCCAAGAAAGCCGTGGAAGCCGGCCTGACCGTCGCGCCGCACATCAAGACCTCGCTGGCGCCCGGCTCGCGCGTCGTGACCGAGTACCTGACCGCCGCCGGCCTGCTGCCTTACCTGGAAAAACTGGGCTTCGGCGTGACCGCTTACGGCTGCACCACCTGCATCGGCAATGCCGGCGACCTGACCCCGGAACTGAACGCCGCCATCACCGGCAACGACATCGTGGCCGCCGCCGTCCTGTCGGGCAACCGTAACTTCGAAGCGCGTATCCACCCGAACATCCGCTCCAACTTCCTGGCCTCGCCACCGCTGGTCGTCGCTTACGCCATCGCAGGCAATGTGACGCGCGACCTGATGACCGAGCCAGTGGGCCAGGGCAAAGGCGGCAAGGACGTCTACCTGGGCGACATCTGGCCAACCTCGGCGGAAATCGCCAAGCTGATGAAGTTCGCCATGAACTCGAAAGTGTTCAAGGCGAACTACGCCGACGTCAAAGGCGCGCCAGGCAAGCTGTGGGAAGCCGTATCCTCGACCGAAGGCCAGGTGTACAACTGGCCGGATTCGACCTACATCGCCGAGCCGCCATTCTTCGACGACTTCGCCATGACCCCGAAAGCGGCAGCTGCCGGCATCAGCGGCGCGCGCGCGCTGGGCGTGTTCGGCGACTCGATCACCACCGACCACATCTCCCCAGCCGGTTCCATCAAGGAAGACGGCCCAGCCGGCAAATGGCTGAAAGAGAATGGCGTGATGAAGGCCGACTTCAACTCCTACGGCTCGCGCCGCGGCAACCACGAGATCATGATGCGCGGCACCTTCGCCAACGTGCGCATCAAGAACAAGATGATCCCGGCCAAGGCCGACGGTTCCGCGGTCGAAGGCGGCATCACCATCCACCAGCCTTCCGGCGAACAGATGTCGATCTACGACGCCGCCATGAAGTATGTGGCCTCCGGCGTGCCGACCATGGTCTTCGGCGGCGAAGAATACGGCACCGGCTCCTCGCGCGACTGGGCGGCCAAAGGCACCCAGCTGCTGGGCGTGAAAGCCGTGATCTGCCGCTCCTTCGAACGTATCCACCGTTCCAACCTGGTGGGCATGGGCGTGCTGCCGCTGCAATTCATCGGCAACGACAGCGTCGAATCGCTGGGCATCACCGGCAAGGAAATCTATGACCTGAAAGGTCTGGAAGGCGAGATCAAGCCACAGCAGAAGGTCACCCTGGTGATCCACCGCGCCGACGGTTCCAAGCAGGAAGTGCCTGTGCTGCTGCGTATCGACACCCCGATCGAAGTGGACTACTACAAGCATGGCGGCATCCTGCCGTTCGTGCTGCGCCAGCTGCTGGCTGCCTAA
- a CDS encoding CoA ester lyase, giving the protein MHPSEVLFQGKRQPLLLPACDHYAGSEKLMRKSMALQQELGPLFDITFDCEDGAAAGKEEEHAQLVAQLLLDEANRFGRIGARVHDAASAHFERDVEIIVGAAAHKLAYLVLPKPDGVQDVEKAIATINQHALKAGRSNLPVHVLIETHGALRDVFAIAALPQVECLSFGIMDFVSAHYGAIPGNAMRTPGQFAHPLVVRAKLDIAAACHAHGKVPSHNVTTEIKDSAVVATDAQRAAAEFGYTRMWSIHPNQIKPVIKAFTPRASEVNEAANILHEAERAAWGPIAQNGRLHDRASYRYYWTVLQRARLAGLPLPESVAALMSATPDHPATETH; this is encoded by the coding sequence ATGCACCCATCCGAGGTTTTATTCCAGGGCAAACGCCAACCGCTGCTGCTTCCCGCCTGCGACCACTATGCAGGGTCCGAGAAGCTGATGCGCAAGTCGATGGCCCTGCAACAAGAGCTTGGCCCCCTGTTCGACATCACCTTCGACTGCGAGGACGGCGCCGCCGCCGGCAAGGAAGAGGAACACGCCCAGCTGGTGGCCCAGCTGCTGCTCGACGAGGCCAACCGCTTCGGCCGCATCGGCGCCCGCGTGCACGACGCCGCCAGCGCGCATTTCGAGCGCGACGTGGAAATCATCGTCGGCGCCGCCGCCCACAAACTGGCCTACCTGGTACTGCCCAAGCCGGACGGCGTGCAGGACGTGGAAAAAGCCATCGCCACCATCAACCAGCATGCCCTGAAAGCCGGCCGCAGCAACCTGCCGGTGCACGTGCTGATCGAGACCCATGGCGCGCTGCGCGACGTCTTCGCCATCGCCGCCCTGCCCCAGGTCGAATGCCTGTCCTTCGGCATCATGGATTTCGTCTCGGCCCACTACGGCGCCATTCCCGGCAACGCCATGCGCACGCCGGGCCAGTTCGCCCATCCGCTGGTGGTGCGCGCCAAGCTCGATATCGCGGCCGCCTGCCATGCCCACGGCAAGGTGCCCTCGCATAATGTGACCACCGAAATCAAGGACAGCGCGGTGGTGGCCACCGATGCCCAGCGCGCCGCCGCCGAATTCGGCTACACCCGCATGTGGAGCATCCACCCGAACCAGATCAAGCCCGTGATCAAGGCCTTCACGCCGCGCGCTTCCGAAGTGAACGAGGCGGCCAATATCCTGCACGAGGCCGAGCGCGCCGCCTGGGGGCCGATTGCCCAGAACGGCCGCTTGCACGACCGCGCCAGCTACCGATATTATTGGACGGTTTTGCAGCGCGCGCGCCTGGCCGGCCTGCCGCTGCCCGAATCGGTCGCCGCCCTGATGAGCGCCACCCCTGATCACCCAGCAACGGAAACACACTGA